The genomic region CGGCGACCTGCGCGGCGCCCGCGGCTGTGCCGCGCTCGAGCTTGGCCATGAGGGATGCCATCGCGTCGCGGTCGGCATGCTCGGGCAGCGCACTCAGATACTGAAGCCCAGCGATGAGTGCGGCGGCCTCGCGCGCAGACAGGCGCGGGGTGTCGTCGATGGCGACCGTGTGCGTGAGCACGATCGTGTCGCGGTCCTCGAGCGCGTCCCAGTCGATGTCGAACAGGTCGCCGGCGAGGTAGGCGCGCGACTCGCCCGGCAGACCGGACACCGCGATGAGATGCACGGCGTCGCGGATCTGCTTGGGAGTGACCTCGAACGCGGCTGCGGCATCCTTCACCGGCACCGAGTCGTGGTCCATCAGGTACGGGATGAGCGAGAGCAGGAGGGCGAGCTTGTCGCGGGCATCGCGCTGCTGGGCGGGCTCAGCCATGGGCGTCCACCCCCTCCGAGTGCGTCGCGAGTGTCGTGGCCAGCCGTTCGCGCACCGCCTGCACGAGCCGTGGCGGCCACACCACGCGAACCTCAGGGCCGTAGCCGGCGAGCTCGTCGGCGAGCAGCGCCGTGTCGGAATAGTGCACGAGGAGGTTGCCCTCGTCGTTCACCCTGGTGTCTTCGCGCTTGGTGAGGCGGACCCAGGCATCGGTCGCCGCGACGACGTCGAGCTCTGCCGCGTTGCGTTCCCAGATGGCCTGCAGCTCGTCCATCGCCCTTGCGGCGTAGTCCGTTCCATGGCGTTCGAACGCGATCTGCGTCACCCGCGGACGACCGATGATGCGGGAGATGAGGAACGTGCGCGGCGCATCGGCTCCCCTGTCGTGAGCGTGCAGCAGCCATCGTCCGTGGAACTGCACGAGTGCGAGGGGCTCGACGGAACGCTTCGTCGGCAGGCCCTCCCCTGGTTTGAGGTATTCGAAGTTCACGACCACGCTGCGTTCGAGGGCGACCTCGAGCGGCTCGAACGCGGCCTCGCGGATGCGCACCTGCGGGGCAAAGCCGACGAGCGGATCGTCTGCTTCGACCCCCAGCGTGCGCAGCTTCATGATCGCGCGTCGCGAGTCGGCCGACAGCGATCCCTCACGCCAGACTCTGGCTGCGAGGCGCAGCAACGCCATCTCCTGGGCGGAGAACTCGATGTCGGCGGGGAGATCGTATGCCGCTTTCGGAATGCGATACCGCAGTGCTTGGTTGTTGCCGGGATCGCCGGGGTCTTCGACGGTCTCCAGCGGGATGCCGAGCTCTCGGATGTCGTCTTTGTCGCGTTCGAACTGCCGCTCGAGCGCACTGTTGTCGCCGCCCTCGCGGAACCGTGAGCTGTAGCCCTGAACGCTGGAGAGGATCTCGTTCTTCGTCAGTCCCTGTTCGGTCGCGACGAGGGTGAGCACGAGCGAGAACAGCCGCTCCTCGACGGGGACCTTCTGTGGGGACACGCAGGCAATCCTAAGGTCTGTTGACGCACCGGCGGGCGGCGATCCGGTCCCCGTAGGGGACGTGCTCGGTGCTACTTGGCGATGCCGAGGATGTCGATGACGTACGCCGTGGCGTTGCTTCCCGGCGTGACGACGATCAGCTGGGTGCCCACCTTCTCACCGATCAGCTTGTTCGTCACGGTCGTGGGCACGGAGCCGTCAGTGGCAGGCCAGATGTCGGCCGAGCCGTTCTGCCAGCTCGAGGAGGCGACGGTGTCGGGGCTGTTCCACGCGACCGCCGTGTAGTTGACGACCGTGTAGTCGCCCTTCTTCACCGTCTCGCCCGAACCCTGCTTGAGGATCGCCGTCGACAGCGTCTTGGGGGCGTCGTGAGACGGGATCTTGATGCCGGGCTGACCGTTCGGTGCGAGAACGACGGTCGGCATGCCGGGCTGACCGGGCCGCGGGGTGCCGTCGGCGCGGGCGAGGAAGGCCTTCTTCACGGTCGCGACCGCCACCACCGTGGACGACGCGGGGATGTTCAGCTGTGCCTCTTTGCCGAGCACCTGCGTCACCGTTCCGGTGACCGCGATACGCGAGCCGACGGTGCTGCACAGCAGCGCCTTCTGCAGGCCGGGGAGCTGGCTGCCCGAGGTGCTCGCACTGATCATGCCGCCCTGTGCGGCGGTGACGACGGCCTTGCCCGTCAGCCCGTTGAAGATTCCGACGTCGAGGATGACCGGCTGACCGTCGACGATCTCGGCGCCCTTGCCGCTGGTCAACGTGCTCTTCTGCAGCGAGTCGGCGTGCAGCGGCTTCGGGAACTTCCAGCTCGAGGCGGTGGCCGTGCCCGACGAAGGAATGAGCTCGGAGGCCGCGCCGGGCTGTACGCAGTCGCCACTGCCTGCGGCGGAGCATCCCGTGAGCCCCACCGCGACGATCGCCGCCGCCACCGCGACGGTGCCGAGTCGGCGGGTGCGGGAGGTGCGTTCGGATGCTCTGCGTGCCAGAAG from Humibacter ginsenosidimutans harbors:
- a CDS encoding helix-turn-helix transcriptional regulator yields the protein MSPQKVPVEERLFSLVLTLVATEQGLTKNEILSSVQGYSSRFREGGDNSALERQFERDKDDIRELGIPLETVEDPGDPGNNQALRYRIPKAAYDLPADIEFSAQEMALLRLAARVWREGSLSADSRRAIMKLRTLGVEADDPLVGFAPQVRIREAAFEPLEVALERSVVVNFEYLKPGEGLPTKRSVEPLALVQFHGRWLLHAHDRGADAPRTFLISRIIGRPRVTQIAFERHGTDYAARAMDELQAIWERNAAELDVVAATDAWVRLTKREDTRVNDEGNLLVHYSDTALLADELAGYGPEVRVVWPPRLVQAVRERLATTLATHSEGVDAHG